A stretch of Deltaproteobacteria bacterium DNA encodes these proteins:
- a CDS encoding Zn-ribbon domain-containing OB-fold protein, with protein MKRDYDTFNNVVRLPHKYAAGRTFTQFYNGLKEGRIYGTSCPSCNMTFVPARSSCPQCQKNLDTSVEVSQQGEVVSWVYSDKEFFGMPGKPPVVIALIKLDGTDCNLLHLLGGFDTTSPESVGSVIRKGARVEAVWNDERKGHILDIKYFAPLS; from the coding sequence ATGAAAAGAGATTATGATACATTTAACAATGTTGTCAGGCTTCCCCATAAGTACGCGGCCGGCCGGACATTCACGCAGTTCTACAACGGGCTCAAGGAAGGCAGGATATACGGCACCTCCTGCCCCTCCTGCAACATGACCTTCGTCCCCGCGCGAAGTTCCTGCCCGCAGTGCCAGAAAAACCTGGACACATCGGTGGAGGTCTCACAGCAGGGTGAGGTCGTTTCCTGGGTCTATTCGGACAAGGAATTCTTCGGCATGCCGGGAAAGCCTCCCGTGGTGATCGCCCTTATCAAGCTCGACGGGACCGACTGCAACCTGCTGCATCTGCTCGGCGGCTTCGATACGACCAGTCCGGAGTCGGTCGGTTCAGTGATCCGGAAAGGCGCACGGGTCGAGGCCGTGTGGAACGATGAAAGAAAAGGCCACATACTTGATATCAAGTATTTCGCGCCTTTGTCATAG
- a CDS encoding thiolase family protein — translation MANRVGIVEVAMTPGTETRDNFLDQIFRVCKEVLDKAGVSRDELGTVISASSDVFHGGISCANSYYWDAGAAFLKNGSRQDGESLFAFIYAVMRILSGSYDTALVLGICKGSENPENDMLTHFFTDPFYQRQVGLNETVAAALQKREYMARYGVTDEQCAGVVVKNLGNALKNPYAHIKKKLDVTDVLSSEIVMDPLRIMECAPKSEGIIAMVLAKEELAKKLTPKPVWLKGYGSSIDRFYVGDRDLLKGELPNAAKRAYSMAGIRNPKKEIDLAEICEPYSFQELLWYEDLGFCDAGQGGKLLDSGATRPDGDIPVNPSGGVLALNPYVSRGMYRLAECFLQIRGEAGERQLNRDVTTAMAHSTHGFAGQCHAVAIIGS, via the coding sequence ATGGCAAATCGTGTTGGAATTGTTGAGGTTGCCATGACACCGGGAACGGAAACAAGGGACAACTTCCTTGACCAGATATTCCGCGTATGCAAGGAAGTCCTGGACAAGGCCGGCGTGTCCCGCGATGAACTGGGAACGGTGATCAGCGCATCTTCGGACGTGTTCCACGGCGGCATTTCCTGCGCAAATTCCTATTACTGGGATGCGGGCGCGGCCTTTCTGAAAAACGGGTCGCGGCAGGACGGAGAATCCCTGTTCGCGTTCATTTACGCCGTCATGCGTATCCTTTCGGGCAGTTACGATACGGCCCTTGTCCTGGGTATCTGCAAGGGTTCCGAAAATCCTGAAAACGACATGTTGACCCACTTCTTCACCGACCCCTTCTACCAGCGCCAGGTCGGCCTGAACGAGACGGTCGCCGCGGCCCTGCAGAAACGGGAATATATGGCCCGCTATGGCGTCACGGATGAGCAGTGCGCCGGCGTCGTGGTGAAAAATCTCGGGAACGCCTTGAAAAATCCTTACGCGCATATCAAGAAGAAGCTTGATGTTACCGATGTCCTCTCCTCGGAGATCGTCATGGACCCGCTGAGAATCATGGAATGCGCGCCGAAATCGGAAGGCATCATAGCCATGGTGCTGGCAAAAGAGGAATTGGCCAAAAAACTGACCCCCAAGCCGGTCTGGCTGAAGGGTTACGGCTCCTCCATCGACCGTTTCTATGTCGGCGACAGGGACCTCCTCAAGGGGGAACTGCCGAACGCCGCCAAGAGAGCGTACAGCATGGCGGGGATCAGGAACCCGAAAAAGGAAATCGACCTTGCTGAGATCTGTGAACCCTATTCGTTCCAAGAACTTCTCTGGTACGAAGACCTGGGATTCTGCGACGCCGGCCAGGGAGGGAAGCTCCTCGACAGCGGAGCGACTCGGCCGGACGGCGATATACCGGTCAACCCTTCCGGTGGCGTTCTGGCCCTCAATCCGTATGTTTCGCGGGGCATGTACCGTCTGGCGGAGTGCTTCCTGCAGATCAGGGGAGAAGCGGGTGAACGGCAGTTGAACAGAGATGTAACGACGGCGATGGCCCATTCAACGCATGGTTTTGCCGGACAGTGCCATGCTGTTGCGATCATCGGCAGTTAG
- a CDS encoding Zn-ribbon domain-containing OB-fold protein, translating to MEEKQDLYILEDEVAIPYENVYGPVWTRFFEGLVEKKIYGSRCSRCNRVLVPARSFCPRCFVETDDITEVSQEGAIVSWVLTDYEYFGMPTKPPFIGALIRLDGTDSSFLHLVGGFDLRDADLVRKTVKNGMKVRAVWKEERKGHILDIKYFEPVQ from the coding sequence ATGGAAGAAAAACAAGACCTGTATATTCTGGAAGATGAGGTGGCCATACCCTACGAGAACGTGTACGGACCGGTATGGACGCGTTTTTTTGAAGGACTGGTGGAAAAGAAGATCTACGGCTCGAGATGTTCCCGGTGCAACCGGGTCCTTGTCCCGGCCCGCTCCTTCTGTCCCCGCTGCTTTGTCGAGACCGACGACATAACCGAGGTATCACAGGAAGGGGCCATCGTATCGTGGGTCCTTACCGATTACGAGTACTTCGGCATGCCCACAAAACCCCCGTTCATCGGCGCGCTGATACGGCTCGACGGCACTGATTCCAGCTTTCTCCATCTCGTCGGTGGATTTGACCTGCGTGACGCGGACCTTGTCAGAAAAACCGTCAAGAACGGCATGAAGGTCAGGGCCGTGTGGAAGGAAGAACGGAAGGGCCACATTCTGGATATTAAATACTTTGAACCGGTACAATAG
- a CDS encoding long-chain fatty acid--CoA ligase, producing MEKNLAQILRDQAKKYGSRLAVEKRLDGVWKGISWQEYYDGARHVGLGLYSLGVRRGDRVSLLAQNRIEWILSDLGIIGIGAVTIPIYVTLPAHEVGYIISNSESKIYIAEDKTALQKGLDVLDDCPTLEKIVVIDPRGCDMSSDLLMSFDELVARGKELAAREPGLFETLTDAVERDDLATFVYTSGTTGPPKGAMITHGNILSVCEALDGMHWADDRDVLVAFLPLCHVFQRVAGHFFAMCVGIYTHYTQSFDTIVEDIQTKKPTVLLAVPRVCEKVYAKILGQAKTQPKWKQAVFNWAVGVGAEVSKMMEQKKSIPPLLNLKYKIAYKMVFEKLRQALGGRTRWMVASGAPLARDIADFFNAAGIFLIEGYGMTECSAPATLNKLDNYKFGTAGTPLSCNEVRIAEDGEILIKGGNVISGYWKMPEQTKEAFTEDGWLKSGDIGEFDEDGYLKITDRKKDLIITAGGKNIAPQNIEGLFKQNPLFEQFVVIGDRMKYLVALININLEEAGRLAAEEGLSFSKPEELLDRDDFRALVDKCVAERNSHLAQYETIKYYHIVKQTFSEDTGELTPSLKVKRKVVMEKHKDAIQKMHPSEA from the coding sequence ATGGAAAAGAATCTTGCACAGATATTGCGGGACCAGGCAAAGAAATACGGATCACGCCTCGCCGTCGAGAAGCGGCTTGATGGGGTCTGGAAAGGTATCTCCTGGCAGGAGTATTACGACGGCGCCCGCCATGTCGGACTCGGGCTTTACAGCCTCGGTGTCAGGAGGGGAGACCGCGTCTCTCTCCTGGCCCAGAACCGGATCGAGTGGATCCTTTCCGATCTTGGCATCATCGGCATCGGGGCCGTGACGATCCCCATTTACGTCACCCTGCCCGCTCATGAAGTGGGTTATATCATCAGCAACTCGGAATCGAAGATCTACATAGCGGAGGACAAGACCGCCCTCCAGAAGGGTCTCGATGTCCTGGACGACTGTCCGACCCTGGAAAAGATCGTGGTCATCGACCCCCGGGGCTGTGACATGTCGTCCGACCTGCTGATGAGCTTTGACGAACTGGTGGCCCGGGGCAAGGAGCTCGCCGCCCGGGAGCCAGGTCTCTTTGAAACCCTGACCGACGCCGTTGAACGAGACGACCTGGCGACATTTGTTTACACATCGGGTACCACGGGTCCGCCGAAAGGGGCCATGATAACTCACGGAAACATTCTTTCCGTCTGTGAGGCACTTGACGGCATGCACTGGGCCGATGACCGGGATGTCCTGGTGGCTTTTCTGCCACTCTGTCATGTGTTCCAGCGGGTAGCGGGACACTTCTTCGCCATGTGTGTTGGTATCTACACGCACTATACGCAAAGCTTCGACACGATCGTGGAAGACATACAGACGAAGAAGCCCACGGTCCTGCTGGCCGTTCCCCGGGTATGTGAAAAGGTCTATGCGAAGATCCTCGGGCAGGCCAAAACACAGCCCAAATGGAAACAGGCCGTCTTCAACTGGGCCGTCGGTGTCGGCGCAGAAGTCAGCAAAATGATGGAGCAGAAGAAATCGATACCGCCGCTCCTCAACCTGAAATACAAGATCGCCTACAAGATGGTCTTTGAGAAATTGCGGCAGGCCCTTGGCGGGCGCACCCGCTGGATGGTCGCTTCGGGAGCCCCCCTCGCGAGGGACATAGCCGATTTCTTCAACGCCGCCGGTATTTTTCTTATAGAAGGGTATGGCATGACCGAGTGCAGCGCGCCGGCGACGCTGAACAAGCTCGACAACTACAAGTTCGGCACTGCGGGTACCCCCCTGTCATGCAACGAGGTCAGGATCGCAGAGGATGGTGAAATTCTCATAAAGGGAGGCAACGTCATCAGCGGGTACTGGAAAATGCCCGAGCAGACAAAGGAGGCTTTCACCGAGGACGGATGGCTGAAATCGGGGGACATCGGCGAATTTGACGAGGACGGCTACCTGAAGATCACGGACCGCAAGAAAGACCTTATCATCACGGCGGGGGGCAAGAACATCGCTCCCCAGAACATCGAGGGCCTTTTCAAGCAGAACCCGCTTTTCGAGCAGTTCGTCGTCATCGGTGACCGCATGAAGTATCTCGTGGCCCTTATCAATATAAACCTTGAAGAAGCGGGGCGGCTTGCCGCCGAGGAGGGACTGAGCTTCTCCAAGCCGGAAGAACTGCTCGACCGTGACGATTTCCGAGCCCTTGTGGACAAGTGCGTTGCCGAACGAAACAGTCACTTGGCACAATACGAAACGATAAAGTACTACCACATCGTCAAGCAGACCTTCTCGGAAGACACGGGGGAGCTGACGCCATCGCTCAAGGTAAAGCGAAAAGTGGTCATGGAAAAACACAAGGACGCTATCCAGAAGATGCACCCCTCGGAAGCGTAA
- a CDS encoding 3-keto-5-aminohexanoate cleavage protein, with protein sequence MSKKVIICAALAGAGTFKNQNPAVPYTPQEFADEAERCYKAGAAMVHVHARGDEGMPTHVIERIQATHDAIKERCPDLIVNLSSAVGMGATKEQRIEQIVAVKPAMASLNTNTMNFGIVDRGTGQIMIDYVFENTFTMLQDFGKAMEANGVKPEIECYDLGGLDNTLLIQKQGIFSDPINFNFVWGVAGGQRFRPECFVAMVNALPENANFTTCGVGIDQFPAITLSCLMGGHMRVGLEDNIRVPNGDLAKGSYEQVEWAVRIASCLGREPATPDEARKLMGIKQK encoded by the coding sequence ATGTCGAAAAAGGTTATTATTTGTGCCGCCCTGGCGGGCGCCGGAACCTTCAAGAACCAGAATCCAGCCGTTCCCTATACGCCTCAGGAATTCGCCGACGAGGCGGAACGTTGTTATAAGGCGGGTGCCGCCATGGTTCATGTCCACGCGCGGGGCGACGAGGGAATGCCGACGCACGTGATCGAAAGGATCCAGGCGACCCATGACGCGATCAAGGAGCGATGCCCCGATCTCATCGTCAATCTGAGTTCCGCCGTCGGCATGGGTGCGACGAAAGAACAGAGGATCGAGCAGATCGTCGCCGTCAAGCCCGCAATGGCCTCACTGAACACGAACACGATGAACTTCGGTATCGTTGATCGCGGCACGGGACAGATCATGATCGATTATGTCTTTGAAAACACCTTCACCATGCTGCAGGATTTCGGCAAAGCAATGGAAGCGAACGGTGTAAAGCCCGAGATCGAATGCTATGACCTGGGCGGTCTCGACAACACCCTGCTGATCCAGAAGCAGGGGATCTTCTCGGACCCGATAAATTTCAACTTCGTCTGGGGCGTCGCCGGCGGGCAGCGTTTCAGGCCCGAATGCTTCGTCGCCATGGTGAACGCGCTTCCTGAAAACGCAAACTTCACCACCTGCGGTGTCGGTATCGACCAGTTTCCGGCGATCACTCTCTCCTGCCTCATGGGCGGACACATGCGGGTAGGGCTTGAAGATAATATCCGGGTGCCGAATGGTGATCTGGCGAAGGGAAGCTATGAGCAGGTTGAATGGGCCGTCAGGATCGCTTCCTGTCTCGGGCGTGAACCGGCCACACCGGACGAAGCACGGAAATTGATGGGAATTAAACAGAAATAA